GTTTCTGATTCAACGAGTTCaggaattaacactttaaggacgattggaacaccgtgtcccataaagaaaatgaattttcctaaactaccaaaagctatttttttcttatgtttgtaagtaattgcaaagtagaaggttgaatgaatctaggatattttttacaagtgttcatacatgaacaatatgctagtgagcaaagagaagagaatttattagccccttgcggtgcaacgacgaatttattagccccttgcggtgcaatGACAATTGACACCGCACGGGCTTTCCTCTATGACGCGCGCGGCTACTTGAgccatttgtttttctcttctctttgctcatcatgcacttttttaaaataattttcccacaataaaaatggattagttagcaaaattatttgtatataaacccgaaattttgaatcaataaatcaCTTCCACTTCCAATTCCACAATCATCGTGGTCCCATCGAGACATCAAGCTTTTGGTTTGAAGAAATACTTTAAATCCAAACAGCAATGGAAAACCAGCACCATTCTAAAGGAGCAGGAGAGCATCGCCAAGACCATCGAAAGGCTGCGGACGAACTTCAAGAAGGATGGCCCTAGCAAATGGAAAGCGCCTTACCTTGAAAACAAGGTTAAGGAGCTCAACTCATATTGGAGGCAGTTCGTGACCAACAATGCGACTCTCACATCTGAGCTCCAGGGAAGTCATCCTTATATCCTGCATAAATTATACCAAGAAACCAAAACCGTTTACGAGGATTTTAtgcgaaaaatcaaaaactgcCCTGAGTTTGAGAAAGACTCTAACTCAGAGTCGGACGATACTCCACCATCAGATGCGGGGTTACTTCGACCATCAAAACTTTCCAGTACTATGGAAGGTGTAACAGTGACGTCTGAATCTTCATCTGACGTCATCCCAACAACAACAAACACCAGTAGTTACACAGGCCGTGTACACTGGGACAATTCCACGTCAATACGACAGGGTTGCGACAACCAGCAACAACGCAGTTACTACTACTAGTTCCAGATGGAATCATCCCATCACCACGACTGAGCATCCGCTCAATACAACTACGCCAACTTGGAATCTACCTTCTACAACAACAGGGGTGAACAACTTTCCGAACAACTCTCCATTTTTGGGAAACGTCAATACCTGGCCATCTTGGGCTTCATATGGTGTACAGCCAGTCACATCAATCTACAATTCAGGGCAATATCTGCCACCTTACGGGCAATATGGTGGACAACAAGGCCATCTCCCGCTTGGCAAAAAACCCATTTGCCAAAACTCCCACCAGTTCAAATTCCAAAGTTTAACGGAATTTATAAGGATTGGTATAAGTTTTATGATGTCTTCAAAAGCGTCATACACGACAACTATAATCTGGGGAACGTGaccaaatttcaatatcttctcTCTTACTTGGAGGGGGAAGCAGCAACCTTGGTTTCAACACTTCGGCTTAGCGACACGAACTACATCGCCGCTCTAGAAATACTGGAGGAACGCTACAAGAATCCCCGACGCATTATTACTTCTTACTTGGACATCGTCGTCGACCATAAAAAGTTGGAGCATCGCGTAGCAGAGGACCTTTCATCTCTTCATGGTGCCATTCGGGAATGTCTGACTGGACTAGCTAACATGGGCTACAAAACCAATGAATGGAACGCTATAATAGTGCACATCGCCATGAAGAAGCTGGACAACGAAACACAGCGTCTCTTTGATGAAAGTTTGGATTCCGCAAAAATAATGCCAACATTAAAAGTATTATTGGAGTTCTTGATGAAACGCCACCATAATCTGTTGAATTTCAACAAGGGCAAGAAATCAGCTAAGCCAGAGGCAGCTACAAGTTCAACTAACAAGAAAACCTTCCACTCCACAGTTCAGTCGTGTGGTATGTGCAAAGAACAACACTCAATAACTAAATGTAAAAAGTTCATAGAACTGAACACACTGAACCGGAAGAAAATGGCTGACAAACTGGACTCTGCGTAAATTGCCTCATGCATAAGCGCGATGAGAAATGCTTCAGCAAGAAAACATGCTACGAATGCCAAAAACCACACCACACTCTTCTCCACTTTAAGAAGGAGGCAGAGGAGAATGAGCAGTCCAATAATACAAACGAAACTGCTTCCGACACAGACACATCAAATGACGAAGAGGTCAAATCCCTTGCAATCCGCAAGGAACACACTGTCATGTTAGCGACAGCGCTCGTGAAAGTGAAATCAACATCTGGGCGGACGGAGTTACTGAAGAGCTCTTGTGGATCCTGGATCACAAGCAAGTTTCATCACCGAAGATGCCGCTCAGAGTCTTCAACTTAGGAAGAAACCGAATCAACACTACAATCTCTGGAATAGGAAAAACAACAGCTGGCTCATCCCGTTACAAAGTCCAGCTTACCATGGGTCCAAGATTTCCGTCATCTTTTGCGATGGAGATTTCCGCCTTCGTGCTACCGAAAATCACCAATTCTTTGCCAGAAAAGGCAATACAACTACAAAGCGAAGATAATCACGACAACAAAATTCTTGCTGATCCGACTTACATGACGCCCGGCCCAATTGAACTACTTTTAGGGGCTGACGTGTACACATATATCGTGGAGAATGACTTGAGGAAAGTCAAAGACGGACAGCTCACTATGCAAAATACCAAGCTTGGGTGGACCTTGATTGGGAAAACATCGACCACACCAGACTCTCCACGAGTAATAAGCATGATCTCTGTTATCAAATGGAATCAAAAACTAGACCAACATTGGGATATAAATGACGACACACCCAAGAAGGCAACTGATGTGACTACAGAACAACGGGCCGCTGATGGAAATGCTTTAGAGGTCCGCCCGCCCGCAAGACCCCACTTTGGGGgattctctaaaattgatgTAAAATCACACTCGGGTCCAGATGGAATAATCCAAGTGGCGACCGGAAGTTCAGAGGATATGAGAAGGATCGACCAGTCCATAAGCTCTGCCAATTATCTACGAACGTCCATGATCAAGATTCCGATCTTTCTACTCGTAACAAGGATTTACCTTCAGGATCTGAAACTGCAAAGGCCAACTCGACAGATGCTCCAGCCAATATCAAAAAGTCAAAGAGGCTCAGGAGAAAGAAGACATCTTCATTGGTTTTTAACTCAAAGAGAAGACAAGAATTGCTCCTTGCACATGGGCTACAACTATACTTCATGCAGTACTTATGTTTTACATGCTGTTAAGCACTATTTTAGCTACGTCTAACAACCCAGACAAACCCAACATCGAAGTTTTTATTCCAGAACCGGGACTTTACATTGAGAAGATGGGGGATTGCACGTCTACAACGTGGGAATCTTCAAGTGGAAATCACATATACAACAGCTGAATCTCAAAGAGATCAGGAACTAATCAACGCAATCTGGGACAAGATGTCATTGGCCTGCAAAACAGCAAGCGAAGCCGTGTCGGACGCTGATACTACTTGCACACATAACATCAATCATCCTCCAACATAAGAGGGATTATTTACTTGAGGAAATCAGCCGTATATCAGAAAAACAAGGTGTACGCAAAAACGTGGATTACTTGGCCAAGCAGTGACATATCTCTTTGGGGTTAATGATCAAGTATATGCAAGCATTGATCAACTCAAGGAGAGACAGGAAGACACACAGAAGCTGATCAAGGAACAATCATTGATGCTGAGTACAAAGGTGGATCTGTCCAACACCATAATAGAAAACAAACTTCcggaaatttgatgaaaaaatcatGCAGATCAACGAGGCCATAGGTGAAATGGCCAACTGGTATGTTGGAATAGACCACAACCGAGTGCGCATTGACATTTTAACCACCTACATCAATGCTGCTGACTGTTACGAGGAATTCGACAGGAAACTGACCAACATTCAACTCGCGAAAGATGGTAGGCTAGATTTACATAGCCTCGTCATGGGAAGAATTCTCCAAGACACCATTCAAAGGACATTGAGGCACATCGGTCCAGACTTAGATATACCCCGAAGGCAACGAGAGCCAAGTGACTATATCTTTCGGGACGGTGAACTTGTCATCTTCGGGAAATTCCCCATTCTCGAAAAGGATGAGTTTCACCTCATTCACATAACACCAATTCCCGTTGCAGTGGAAAACGGCACATTCATCGTGCCAGAAATAGAAGCAGACACAATGGGAATCGATTTCAACAAACAGATTTACTTCACATTAGAGGATGGACACAATCAGTGTTCTCCTATCGGTTCCGGGAAATACTACTGTAGACTAAGTCTCTTGCACAACATGGACCAGAACCCTAATTGTGTAATCGACGAAATATATCATCGACatccaaaaaccaaatgtgAGATGATAGCCGTACGCTTAGAGGGGACGTTGTGGAAGAGGTTGGCAATGGAAAACACGTGGCTGTTCATTGCTTCACAACCTACGTCCGTTGCAGTCATCTGTAAGGGGCATCGAGAAGAGAAGCTGCTGAAGAATGCTGGAATTCTCCGGATTAAAGAAGGCTGCGTTATCAAAACCAAGAGGCAAACCCTTCATTCAACGATAGAACACCATATGAAGGCTTCTGCTACATACATTAAGCCTTTAGAGTTTGCAGTCGTAGAGTCTTCCGGACTCAGAAGATCGCTATAATTGATCCGAAGCCAATCATCAATGGGCAGAACTTATTCCACCAAGCCAAAAATGTGGAAGTGCCCGAACCACCAACATACGGAGAAATTATAACCCATCCAGCAGTGAGCAGTGGATCCATCTTGCTCATCATTGGTCTACTTTGTTGGATATCCCGGAAGCAGTGGAAAAGGCTCTGGAGCAAATGCCACAAACCAAAGGAAACACTAGCCGAGAAGTTTGGAAAGCTGCGGATTTCTGAACCAGCTCATACTGCCCCCGGCCAGGATGTTCATACATGAACAATATGCTagtgagcaaagagaagagaatttattagccccttgcggtgcaacgacgaatttattagccccttgcggtgcaatGACAATTGACACCGCACGGGCTTTCCTCTATGACGCGCGCGGCTACTTGAgccatttgtttttctcttctctttgctcatcatgcacttttttaaaataattttcccacaataaaaatggattagttagcaaaattatttgtatataaacccg
The nucleotide sequence above comes from Phlebotomus papatasi isolate M1 unplaced genomic scaffold, Ppap_2.1 HiC_scaffold_568, whole genome shotgun sequence. Encoded proteins:
- the LOC129809287 gene encoding uncharacterized protein LOC129809287 codes for the protein MANWYVGIDHNRVRIDILTTYINAADCYEEFDRKLTNIQLAKDGRLDLHSLVMGRILQDTIQRTLRHIGPDLDIPRRQREPSDYIFRDGELVIFGKFPILEKDEFHLIHITPIPVAVENGTFIVPEIEADTMGIDFNKQIYFTLEDGHNQCSPIGSGKYYCRLSLLHNMDQNPNCVIDEIYHRHPKTKCEMIAVRLEGTLWKRLAMENTWLFIASQPTSVAVICKGHREEKLLKNAGILRIKEGCVIKTKRQTLHSTIEHHMKASATYIKPLEFAVVESSGLRRSL